One Zootoca vivipara chromosome 9, rZooViv1.1, whole genome shotgun sequence DNA window includes the following coding sequences:
- the LYAR gene encoding cell growth-regulating nucleolar protein isoform X2, with translation MVVFTCNACGESVKKGQVEKHVIVCRNCQCLSCMDCGKDFWGDDYKCHVKCLSEDQKYGGKGYEAKAHKGDVKQQEWIQKIHQAIKETNINPKVRDILEQMYTYDNIPRKKGKFQNWMSNSLKIHSTALQDQVWDIFSQATRKETAENQPGNSEVMPTPSEDNQVKMEKPAKKKNKRDQKEERKNMKKAKELRLQVQPEDLDLKKSKKSKKEERENENGNISKRNGLKLAKQQQADVSAELEMNGNGVNTKEARSKANVKKRKRNVSEDVDESPIAQKRMNNSETEENEDQLQGKFSWKGTIKAVLRKAPDNELPMKKLRKKVLSQYYAVAVSAVESTW, from the exons ATGGTGGTTTTCACGTGTAACGCATGTGGAGAGTCTGTGAAAAAGGGACAGGTTGAAAAGCATGTAATTGTGTGCCGCAATTGCCAGTGCCTTTCTTGCATGGATTGTGGTAAAGATTTCTG GGGTGATGATTATAAATGCCATGTGAAGTGCCTAAGTGAAGACCAGAAATATGGTGGCAAGGGTTACGAAGCCAAAGCTCACAAAGGAGATGTCAAACAGCAGGAATGGATTCAG AAGATTCATCAAGCGATAAAGGAAACGAACATTAACCCCAAAGTTCGAGATATTTTGGAGCAGATGTATACCTATGACAACATTCCAAGAAAAAAGGGCAAGTTTCAG AACTGGATGTCCAACAGTTTGAAAATACATAGCACTGCACTGCAGGACCAGGTGTGGGACATTTTTTCACAAGCTACCAGAAAG GAGACAGCTGAAAACCAGCCTGGAAACAGTGAAGTTATGCCAACACCATCAGAAGATAACCAAGTAAAAATGGagaaacctgcaaagaaaaagaataaaagggatcaaaaggaagagaggaaaaaCATGAAAAAGGCAAAAGAATTAAGGTTGCAAGTTCAGCCAGAGGACCTAGATctcaaaaaaagtaaaaagtctaagaaagaagaaagggagaatGAGAATGGAAATATTTCCAAAAGGAATGGCTTGAAGTTGGCAAAGCAGCAGCAAGCGGATGTTTCAGCTGAACTGGAAATGAATGGAAACGGTGTCAATACAAAAGAGGCAAGGAGCAAAGCAAATGTGAAGAAACGCAAGCGTAACGTCTCTGAAG ATGTTGATGAATCTCCCATCGCACAAAAAAGAATGAACAATTCAGAAACCGAAGAAAATGAGGATCAGCTTCAAG GTAAATTCAGTTGGAAGGGAACTATTAAAGCTGTTCTGAGGAAAGCACCTGACAATGAACTGCCAATGAAAAAGCTAAGGAAGAAG